The Collinsella aerofaciens genomic interval GTTTGTCTCGGTGGCGCTCATGGTGGGAACGCTCGCACTGGTTAAGAACCTCGACGTGGTCATGCGCTACAAGTACACCTTTGGCATTATCGGCATCATCCTGCTGATGCTGCCGATCTTTATCGGCACCACGATCTCGGGCTCCAAGCTGTGGATTCGCATCGCGGGCTTCACCATCCAGCCTGGCGAGTTCGCCAAGGTCTTCATCGTCTTGTTCCTGGCAGGCTATCTGGCCGAGAACCGCGAGCTGCTCTCCATCTCCAACCGCAAGATCCTGGGCCTCAAGATTCCGCGCTTCCGCCTGCTGCTGCCGCTGTTTGCCGTGTGGGGCGTGTGCCTGCTCATCGTCGTCTTCGAACGCGACCTGGGCTCGGCCGTCCTGTTCTACACCATCTTTTTGCTGATGCTCTATGTTGCCACGGGACGTTTTTCGTACGTCATCATCGGCCTTGCGCTGCTGGCCGTTGGAGCCGTGGGCGCCTACAAGTTCCTGTCGCACGTGCAGGTGCGCTTTCAGGTCTGGGTCGATCCGTTTAAGGACGCCCAGGGCCAGGGCTACCAGATCGTACAGTCACTTTACTCGCTGGCTGACGGTGGCCTGGTTGGCGTCGGCATCGGCAACGGCATGGCAAACAACATCCCCGTCGTCGAGTCCGACTTTATCTTCTCGGCCATCGGCGAGGAAATGGGCCTTTTGGGCGGCGGCGCCGTGCTCATCCTGTTTATGCTTTTTGCCGTGCGTGGCCTCACCACGGCCGCCCGCGCCAAGTCCGACCTTGCCGCCTTTAGCGCGACCGGCCTTACGGCGGCCATCAGCTTCCAGGCATTCTTAATCGTTGGCGGCGTAACCCGCCTGATCCCGCTGACTGGCGTCACCCTGCCCTTTATGAGCCAGGGCGGCTCCTCGCTGCTGGCGAGCTTTATCATCGTCGCGCTACTGCTGCGCGCCGGCGACGAGGCAACCGGACGCGAAGCCGAGCTCACCGGCACCGGCACCATGGCCGCCATCACCGATGACCAGGTCGCATCCGCCGTCGCCCCGACCGGTACGCGTTTTGCCAGCGCACCTTCCTACAGCCACGGCAACCACTCCGCGGGCTCTCGCATGCGTCGTCGCCTGCTCGACACGCCAGAGTCCGGCGTGCTCGGCCGCGTGGCACTTGCCAACCGTCTGACTCGTGCCGTGTTTGCTTTCACGGCGCTGTTCGCCATCCTTATCGGCAACCTCACCTATGTCCAGGTCATCAAGGCGAAGGACTATCAGGACATGCCGACCAACAACCACACCATCGCCCGCTCCAAGTACATCCAGCGTGGCTCCATCATCACGTCCGACGGCGTGACGCTAGCCGAGTCGTTGCAGCAGGAGGACGGCACCTACGCCCGTTCCTACCCCAACGGCAACATGGCCGCGCACGTGGTGGGCTACGTGAGCCAGCAATACGGCACCGCCGGCATCGAGAGCGTCATGAACGATACGCTCACCGGCTCCAAGGATTACTCCAGCTGGAACAACGCCATCGCGTCGCTCGCGGGGCAGACCCAGCCGGGCAATACCGCCAAGCTCACCATCGACTCGCGCATCCAGACGGCTGCCGAGCAGGCGCTCAAGGGCTTTAAGGGCGCTGTGGTGGTCATGGATCCGCGCACCGGTGCGGTCCTTGCGTGCGCGAGCTCGCCCACCTACGACAACACCAACATCGATGCGCTGCTCCAGTCGGGCGGCGGCGAGGACGGCTCCATGTACGACCGCGCCATGGACGCGCTCTACACCCCGGGCTCGACCTTTAAGGTCGTCACACTCTCCGCGGCGCTCGAGACCGGCACCGCCAGCCTTACCAGCACGTACCAGGCGCCCGGCTCCATGGATATTGGCAACGCGCCGGTCACCAACGATGCCAACGAGAGCTACGGCACCATCAGCCTGCAGCAGGCCTTCGCCGTGTCGTCCAACGTCGTCTTTGGCCAGGTGGCAAACGAGGTCGGCGCCAGCTCGCTCGTCCAGTTTGCCAACGCCTTTGGCTACGGTCAAAAGCTCGGCCAGGATCTGACCACCACGGCTTCCATCATGGCCGACCCGTCGCTTATGACCGAATGGGAGACCGCTTGGGCAGGCGCCGGACAGCCCGTCGGCATGGACCACACGCCTGGCCCGCAGACCACCGTTATGCAGAATTGCGTGATCGCTGCGGCTATCGCCAACAGCGGCGTGGTCATGGACCCGTTCTTTGTGTCCCAGATACTCGCCCCGGACGGAACCGTGGTTAAGACCACGCAGTCCCGCTCGCTGGGCCAGGCTGTCAGCTCTGCCACGGCCGACCAGGTCAAGCAGGCCATGCTCGCCGTCGTCCAGTCCGGTACCGGCACCGATGCCCAGATTCCGGGCGTCAAGGTTGCCGGCAAGACCGGTTCGGCCGAGACCGGCGGCACCAACGTCAACTCTATGTTTGTTGGCTTTGCACCTTACGATTCACCCACGGTTGCCATCTCGGTGGCCCTGGAGGATTACGACAAACACGACGTCGAGGCGGCCAAGATCGCCGGCATCGTCCTGACCGCGGCGCTCGCCGCACAGGGAGCGTGATGCCCGTGATCAAAGCGGATACTTGGGACGCGCCGCGGCCGATGAGCTAGCGACAACGCGCCACACGGCCCCAGCGGCCATACATTTGGTACTACACACATCGTTGAGCGAATAGTTATGTTAGGAGCAGGAATGGAACAGAGGGTCCTCGGGGGAAGATACCTCCTCAAGGATAAGGTGGGAACGGGCGGTATGGCGACCGTCTTCCGTGCACAGGATCAGGTCCTCGACCGCACGGTTGCCGTCAAGATCATGCTGCCGCAGTATGCCGGCGACGCCACCTTCGCCGCCCGCTTTAAGCAGGAGGCCCAGGCAGCGGCCGGCCTGTCCTCCCCCTATATCGTGGGCGTCTACGACTGGGGCAAGGATGGCGACACCTATTACATCGTCATGGAGTACCTGCGCGGTACCGACCTTAAGAGCGGCATCAAGAGCCACGGCGCCCTCGATCCCAAGAAGGTCGCGCAGATCGGCTCGCAGATCAGCTCCGCGCTTTCGGTCGCACACAAGCACGAGATTATCCACCGCGACATTAAGCCGCAAAACATCATGGTGCTGCCCGACGGCAATATCAAGGTCATGGATTTTGGCATCGCACGCGCCAAGAACAGCCACCTCACGCAGGATAACAACGTGCTGGGCACCGCCCACTATGTAAGCCCCGAACAGACCCGCGGCCAGGACCTCGGCCCCACCTCGGATATCTACTCGCTGGGTGTCGTCATGTACGAGTGCGCCACCGGCCGCGTACCCTTTGACGGCGACGACGCCATCTCGGTCGCACTCAAGCAGGTCAACGAGTTGCCTATTCCGCCGAGCCAGATCAACTCCGGTGTCGACGCCGACCTTGAGCGCATCATCCTCAAGTGCATGGAGAAGGACCCGGCAAACCGCTTCCAGACCGCCGACGAGCTGCGTCAGGTGCTCAACAGCTACCTGTCGGGCCGTGCCGTCAACGTCTCGGAGCCCACGCGCATCATCGGCGCCCCCGGTGAGCTGGGCGCTACCAAGACCCGTGAGCTGTCTGACTCCACGCGCGCTATGGTTCGCCCCGTATCGGGCGTAAGCGGACAGACCAACCCCCGCAGCGCCGTCTCGGGTTCCACCGGTTCCTACGAGGTCGATCAGCCCAAGTCCAACAAGAACAAGATTATCGCCGCCGTAGTCGCCGCAATCGCCGTGGTTGGCGTTGTGGTGGCCTTCGCCACCGGGCTCTTTGGGGGCGAGCAGGTTACGGTGCCCGATGTGCTTAACAAGGACCAGCAGACCGCTATCGAGCTGATCAAGGAGGCCGGCCTTGAGGTCGGAACTGTCGACCAGAGCTATAACGACGATGTCGACGAGGGCAAGGTTGCCGAGCAGACCCCCAACGGCAACACTAAGAAGCCCAAGGGCTCCAAGGTGAACCTGGTGATCTCCAAGGGCCCCAAGCCCTCCGAGAAAGTTGAGGTTCCGCAGCTCGTCGGCCTGACCAAGGACCAGGCCGAGGCCGCGCTGGCAAGCGTGGGCCTGAAGGGCAACGCAACCGAGGAGGCCAACGAGGCCGACGAAGGCCAGGTCTTTGAGCAGGGCACTGATGCCGGCAAGGAAGTCGAGAAGGGCACGACCATCTCGTATAAGGTCTCCAGCGGTCCTGACACCACCTCCGTCCCCGATCTGACCGACATGACCGAGGCCCAGGCACGCAACGCTCTCGACATGGCAGGTTTTGGCGTCGACGTGAGCTACCAGGAAAACGACTCGGTTACCGAGGGCACCGTAATTAGCTGGAACCCTAGCGGCAAGCAGAAGCCCGGTGCCACGATCACCGTCGTCATCGCCAAGAAGTCCGGCAAGGCCAGCGTCCCGGGTAACCTGTACGGCAAGAGCATCTCCGCCGCCGTCACCGCGCTCAACAACGCCGGTTTCTACAACATCGCATTCTGCGATCAGAACGGCAACCCCGTGAGCGGCAACGAAAACGCCACCGTTACGGGCGTCTCCCCCACCGGCAAGCAGTCCACCGACAGCACGATCACGCTGACGGTTTCGCTTTCTGGCTCTGCCTCGGGTGACGATTCCGACACGACGACTAACTAGTCGACAACCCATCACCTGCAGCGGCTATGGCCGCAAACATATTCGCTCAACGGCGCCCGCTTGCTCCCCAGCAAGCGGGCGCGTTATTTATCGACAGGCCAGGGCTCCATAGCAACGCAAAGAGGCCCGCAAAAGCGAGCCTCTCAGGTAACAACAGATATGTGATGCAGTAATTACTAGCCGCAGAACTTCACCATGGTCTCGACCATGGACTCTTGCCTATAGACAAATTGTCCAGAAGCAAGGAGATGAAAGAGTAAGGACAACGCCCTCTAAAAGAAGGCCGTATATGAAGATTGCATATCCCTTTTGCCTTCATATACTCAAGAAGCACCCCTCGAAGCGCTCCTGAGAGGCCCCCTTGGATGCAACCCAGGGGATCCAGATTCTGGTAGACATCGGCACAGCAAAATCCTGCCGCGCAGGCACGAACGGACATCTTGACTCCCAACGCAATGCGGGGCGCCCCAAGACACCCCGCCACGACAAAAAACTAGTTCTCGTAGACCAGCGGGTGGCCCCAACTGCCCTCGATCTTGCAGGTCTGCGCTGCAAAACCGGCAGCGAAGTCCAAGCTCTCGCGAATTGCGGCCTCGCCGCACTCGCCGGCCTTCTTCTTGGAAAGATAGGTGACCAAAAACGCCGTCAGCAGTGAATCGCCGGCCGCCATAGCGTCTTTGAGCTCCTCGGGCGCCACGGGCTTGATGCCCTGCTCGTAGAAGTTTTCGCCGTCATAGGCGACGGAGCCCTTGCTCCCGCGCGACGCGCATACGATTTGAGGGCCAAGGGCCTTCACCCACTCGAGCTTCGCCTTGATATCCTCCAGGGAAGCGTCGCCCATGGACATAAAGGCGTACGTCACAAATGGCGCAATCTGCTCGAAGTACTCGTCGGTGGAGTCATCGGAGAAGTCGAAGCTGATAGGCACGCCGGCAGCCTTGATCTTGGGGAGCTCGCGCTCGGTGAAGCAGTAGTTGCCGCTGTGCACCAAATCGAAGCCGCTGACGTACTCGGCGGCGAAGCGGTCTATCACGTAGCGCATGTCGCCACGTATGCCGCCTTCATTGGAGCCCAGGAAGATACGGTCCCCGGTCTCGTCAACGGTCACGCGAGCGGCGCCGTTGACGCCCAGGACCTGCTGGCAGCGAAGAAGCTCGACGCCCTCGTCCTCGAGCGATGCTATAACGTGCTCGGCCTCCTCATCTGATCCGAAGATTCCCATGTAGGCGCTGCGATCGACGCCGAGCTTCTTGGCGAAGACGGCGAAGTTAACTGCATTGCCGCCGGGATACATGGTCTTGATGTGCTCGTACTTATCGACAACGTTGTCTCCAAAGCCAAGCACGCTTATAGGATAGGCTGCCATGGTTATCTCCATTCAGGTAAACCGCCGTGGTTACGGCGAGCAGACGGGGCGCGAGGGATTCGCACGTCTCAACGCGCCTCGCGCCCCGTTTTAAAATCGCTAGTACTTCTCGATGCCCATGTAACGACGCACGTCCGGGTGATGGTCGAACACCTTGCCGCGAGCGGAGCGCAGCTCACAGTTCATCGCGTAGAACAGGATTGGATCAAGGAACGCGCGAACGCTCGCCGGTACTTGGTCCATGCCGTACTCCATGGCGTCGAGCACCATAAGAGTGTCGGTATGGGTCTCGAGGAATGCGAGGGCGCGCTCATCCATGGCTCGGCACTCACTAGAAGACATCTGCAGGAAGTAGAAGACTCCGGGCTCGGTCACCTCGAAGGGGCCGTGGAAGTACTCGCCGGAGTGGATATAGGCGCAGCTCTGCCACTGCATCTCCATAAGCGAGCAGATAGCGAAGCCATAGGCCTGGCTAAACACGGGACCGGACCCCAAGATATACAGGAACTTGTGGTCCTGGCACAGGGCGGCAAAACGGTCGCAGAGTTCGGCGTTGACCTTCTCGCGAGCTGCAGGCAGGATCTGGTCCATCTTGGCGATGCCTTCGTACATGTCGGCAAGGTCGGCATAACCTTCCTGCTGATCCAGGAGCTCGGAAGCGAGAGCCAAAGAGATGCCGGCGGGCACCTCCGCCTGCGGAACTCCCTCGCCCCACGGATATACCCAGCACGTCCACTCACCGTTATCGATGCCGGAACCCGCGTTGTCCGTCTGCACGATAACGGTCGCGCCCGCCGCCTTGGCGATCGAGCACGCATCGATTACCTCGGGGGTGTTGCCGGAGTGGCTGCAAGCGATGACAAGGGACTTTTCGCCCAGGCGCTTGGGACGCATGATATCGAACTCGCGGGCGGTATACGCCTCGCTGGCAAACGTAGTCGCCTCGCGCTTGAGCAGCTCGTGGGCGGGCAGCAGGTCGATGAGGGAGCCGCCGCAGGCAACCCAGAAGACGCTATCGAAACCGCCCTTTTCAGCGATTGCGTCGGCGATAAGATCATGTGCGTTCATTGTTATTCTTCCTTTCGATACGGCGGACGAATCCGCCAACGTTTACTGCGAGTCTTCTCGTCAAGCGTGTTGACTTCCCCACGCGAATGGGAGCTACGCGCTAGTCGACAAAATACCTCTCGAAGGCGTCCATGTTGTGCCGGTCCGCTGCTGCGGGATCATCGAAATACCTTCCATCGGTGATCTCCTGACCAAGATAGCCCTCGAACCCATGCGCGTTGAGGACGCGTACGAAATCGTCCATACTGTGCTTTCCATCGCCCCAAACCAGATGGCCATATGGGTCGCCATCAATGAAGCGCATGTTCCTTATGGCACCATCGCCAAACTCAGCAAACCACTCTTCAAGGCTCTCGCCGGCGACTCCCATAGCGGTAGTGTCCACCATTGGAGTAAGGTGCGGGCTGGCTACTTGGTCAAGCATGCGCCTGGCGTCCGCGAGTGTAACCACCAAGTTGCTCTCTTCCGGCCTCAGGCTCTCCATGCAGAGGGTCACGCCGTGCTCGCCGGCATAGTCCGCAAGAATCGCCAAGTGCTCGGCAGAGCGCTTCCAAGCCTCCTCGCGGTCCTCGTCCCAATCGCCCCAACCGGAGTTGATGGACATATACGGGGCGCCGAGCACCTCGGCGAGCTCGATGCCGTGCTTAAAGTAAGCGAGGCTCCGCTGCGCGTGGAGGGGCTTTCTGGCAGCGTACTGCCACGGATACACCACGTTCTCCGGACACAGGGAGCTCACGGAGAGTCCGCGGGACTCGATCTTGCGGCGAAGCTCGTCGGCCTCGAAATACCCCGTGTGGTCCAGCGTCACGTGCGGCTCGGCCGCCCAAAGCTCGATGGTTTTGAAGCCAAGGCGCTGCTGAGCATCAAGGAAGTAATCGAGCGACCACATGATGTAGTGAATGTTCATGCCGGCGACCTGCTCGCGACGCAGACGGGGTGTGGAAGCGCTTAAATCCATGCTGGGCACCTCCTACATCGGCAGTAGGCCGGAGATCACAGTCGCGACCAATCCGAACAGAACCATGAAGATAAAGAACTTCCAGATGGTCTTCCACCATTGCCCGAAGGAGATCTTCGCCACGGCAAGACCCGCGACGGTCATGCCCGCAACGGGGCTGATGGTGTTGACGGTCTGGTTCGCGAACTGCAGAGCGGTGACGGCAGCCCCGGGATTGAGGCCCATAAGCTCGGTCAGCGGGCCCATGACGGGCATGGTGAGTGCAGCGAGGCCGGAGCTGGAAGGAACCAGCAGCGAAAGCAGGCCGAGGACGATGTACATGAAGGTGGTATAGATGAAGGACGGAGCGCCCGCAAGGAGTCCGACGAGCCAGTTAAGAATAGAGTCGATGATCATTCCGCCCTCTGCGACGACCAGGATGCCGCGGGCGATGCCGATGATGCAGGCTGCGTAGGCGAAGTCGGCGATTCCGCGGACGAACTCCTCCGCAATGGTCTTCTCGTCCAGGCCGCCGAGTATGCCGGCAAGAAGGCCCATGGCCAGGAACACCATGGAGATCTCGTCCATATACCAGCCCTGGGTAACGAGGCCCCACACGATAACGCCCATACCGACCGCGAAATCAATGAGGACGAGCTTGTGGCGAAGCGTGAACTCCTCTTCGATAGAGGCATCGGTGACAGAGAACTCGATGCGCTTCTGCTTATCGTCCTCATAGGTGATGGAGGACTTGGGATCGAGCTTGACGCGGCGCGCGTAGCGCATGGCCCAGAAAATGCCCGCGGCGGTGAAGATGACCCACAGGATGGCGCGGAGCCAAAGCTGGGGATTTCCCTCGATGCCGATAACGCCCTGGGCGATCAGCACGTTGAAAGGATCAATAGTGGATGCGCAGTAACCAAGGTTGGGGCCGAGGAAGCAGATGATGAACGCGGTCATGGAGTCATACCCGATGCTCAGCATGATGGGGATGAAGATCGCGTAGAACGGCAGCGCCTCCTCGGACATGCCGAACGTGGTGCCGCAGATCGAGAGCAGGATCATGGAGATGGGGATGATCAAGATGTCCTTGTTCTTCAGCTTCTTGATCACGCGG includes:
- a CDS encoding FtsW/RodA/SpoVE family cell cycle protein, with the protein product MSRRNTELLLLIASAFPVILLYAMYVLTAGATVSFETLAVPIGLFAAFAAAHIAVRILAPGADPAILPIVFVLSGIGITFVTRLAPDLAISQLIILFVSVALMVGTLALVKNLDVVMRYKYTFGIIGIILLMLPIFIGTTISGSKLWIRIAGFTIQPGEFAKVFIVLFLAGYLAENRELLSISNRKILGLKIPRFRLLLPLFAVWGVCLLIVVFERDLGSAVLFYTIFLLMLYVATGRFSYVIIGLALLAVGAVGAYKFLSHVQVRFQVWVDPFKDAQGQGYQIVQSLYSLADGGLVGVGIGNGMANNIPVVESDFIFSAIGEEMGLLGGGAVLILFMLFAVRGLTTAARAKSDLAAFSATGLTAAISFQAFLIVGGVTRLIPLTGVTLPFMSQGGSSLLASFIIVALLLRAGDEATGREAELTGTGTMAAITDDQVASAVAPTGTRFASAPSYSHGNHSAGSRMRRRLLDTPESGVLGRVALANRLTRAVFAFTALFAILIGNLTYVQVIKAKDYQDMPTNNHTIARSKYIQRGSIITSDGVTLAESLQQEDGTYARSYPNGNMAAHVVGYVSQQYGTAGIESVMNDTLTGSKDYSSWNNAIASLAGQTQPGNTAKLTIDSRIQTAAEQALKGFKGAVVVMDPRTGAVLACASSPTYDNTNIDALLQSGGGEDGSMYDRAMDALYTPGSTFKVVTLSAALETGTASLTSTYQAPGSMDIGNAPVTNDANESYGTISLQQAFAVSSNVVFGQVANEVGASSLVQFANAFGYGQKLGQDLTTTASIMADPSLMTEWETAWAGAGQPVGMDHTPGPQTTVMQNCVIAAAIANSGVVMDPFFVSQILAPDGTVVKTTQSRSLGQAVSSATADQVKQAMLAVVQSGTGTDAQIPGVKVAGKTGSAETGGTNVNSMFVGFAPYDSPTVAISVALEDYDKHDVEAAKIAGIVLTAALAAQGA
- the pknB gene encoding Stk1 family PASTA domain-containing Ser/Thr kinase; amino-acid sequence: MEQRVLGGRYLLKDKVGTGGMATVFRAQDQVLDRTVAVKIMLPQYAGDATFAARFKQEAQAAAGLSSPYIVGVYDWGKDGDTYYIVMEYLRGTDLKSGIKSHGALDPKKVAQIGSQISSALSVAHKHEIIHRDIKPQNIMVLPDGNIKVMDFGIARAKNSHLTQDNNVLGTAHYVSPEQTRGQDLGPTSDIYSLGVVMYECATGRVPFDGDDAISVALKQVNELPIPPSQINSGVDADLERIILKCMEKDPANRFQTADELRQVLNSYLSGRAVNVSEPTRIIGAPGELGATKTRELSDSTRAMVRPVSGVSGQTNPRSAVSGSTGSYEVDQPKSNKNKIIAAVVAAIAVVGVVVAFATGLFGGEQVTVPDVLNKDQQTAIELIKEAGLEVGTVDQSYNDDVDEGKVAEQTPNGNTKKPKGSKVNLVISKGPKPSEKVEVPQLVGLTKDQAEAALASVGLKGNATEEANEADEGQVFEQGTDAGKEVEKGTTISYKVSSGPDTTSVPDLTDMTEAQARNALDMAGFGVDVSYQENDSVTEGTVISWNPSGKQKPGATITVVIAKKSGKASVPGNLYGKSISAAVTALNNAGFYNIAFCDQNGNPVSGNENATVTGVSPTGKQSTDSTITLTVSLSGSASGDDSDTTTN
- a CDS encoding PfkB family carbohydrate kinase; protein product: MAAYPISVLGFGDNVVDKYEHIKTMYPGGNAVNFAVFAKKLGVDRSAYMGIFGSDEEAEHVIASLEDEGVELLRCQQVLGVNGAARVTVDETGDRIFLGSNEGGIRGDMRYVIDRFAAEYVSGFDLVHSGNYCFTERELPKIKAAGVPISFDFSDDSTDEYFEQIAPFVTYAFMSMGDASLEDIKAKLEWVKALGPQIVCASRGSKGSVAYDGENFYEQGIKPVAPEELKDAMAAGDSLLTAFLVTYLSKKKAGECGEAAIRESLDFAAGFAAQTCKIEGSWGHPLVYEN
- a CDS encoding SIS domain-containing protein — protein: MNAHDLIADAIAEKGGFDSVFWVACGGSLIDLLPAHELLKREATTFASEAYTAREFDIMRPKRLGEKSLVIACSHSGNTPEVIDACSIAKAAGATVIVQTDNAGSGIDNGEWTCWVYPWGEGVPQAEVPAGISLALASELLDQQEGYADLADMYEGIAKMDQILPAAREKVNAELCDRFAALCQDHKFLYILGSGPVFSQAYGFAICSLMEMQWQSCAYIHSGEYFHGPFEVTEPGVFYFLQMSSSECRAMDERALAFLETHTDTLMVLDAMEYGMDQVPASVRAFLDPILFYAMNCELRSARGKVFDHHPDVRRYMGIEKY
- a CDS encoding sugar phosphate isomerase/epimerase family protein, which produces MDLSASTPRLRREQVAGMNIHYIMWSLDYFLDAQQRLGFKTIELWAAEPHVTLDHTGYFEADELRRKIESRGLSVSSLCPENVVYPWQYAARKPLHAQRSLAYFKHGIELAEVLGAPYMSINSGWGDWDEDREEAWKRSAEHLAILADYAGEHGVTLCMESLRPEESNLVVTLADARRMLDQVASPHLTPMVDTTAMGVAGESLEEWFAEFGDGAIRNMRFIDGDPYGHLVWGDGKHSMDDFVRVLNAHGFEGYLGQEITDGRYFDDPAAADRHNMDAFERYFVD
- a CDS encoding YfcC family protein, which encodes MPDAKQEKPKRRFHLQLPHVYTIAFMLIVFFAVLTWIVPSGQFDRQTIQTAAGEREVAVAGTYQEVDKVYTDSETGETVDLRQGIDAVLQAPAKGIQAAADVVAFVLLIGGSFAIVTKTNALNAGMSRVIKKLKNKDILIIPISMILLSICGTTFGMSEEALPFYAIFIPIMLSIGYDSMTAFIICFLGPNLGYCASTIDPFNVLIAQGVIGIEGNPQLWLRAILWVIFTAAGIFWAMRYARRVKLDPKSSITYEDDKQKRIEFSVTDASIEEEFTLRHKLVLIDFAVGMGVIVWGLVTQGWYMDEISMVFLAMGLLAGILGGLDEKTIAEEFVRGIADFAYAACIIGIARGILVVAEGGMIIDSILNWLVGLLAGAPSFIYTTFMYIVLGLLSLLVPSSSGLAALTMPVMGPLTELMGLNPGAAVTALQFANQTVNTISPVAGMTVAGLAVAKISFGQWWKTIWKFFIFMVLFGLVATVISGLLPM